The proteins below are encoded in one region of Pseudomonas putida S13.1.2:
- a CDS encoding serine acetyltransferase has translation MNLDHLLECWRLEVSNKKRPGRRTSLLFNVLRRARKDNKLRFLFAFRLAQYLDARGGLARRHAQRMQQRLNLKYGVDIDIGAQIAPGLRIAHLPGVVITRHVSIGRNFFVRQNCSIGIKTLGLAEYALRIGDNVSMGANSCIVADRIDIGDDVVIGAMSLVTRDIPAGMTFYNPRQVEMRPRET, from the coding sequence GGCGACTGGAAGTCTCCAACAAGAAAAGGCCCGGACGCCGTACCAGCCTGCTGTTCAACGTGCTGCGCCGTGCACGCAAGGACAACAAGCTGCGCTTTCTCTTTGCCTTCCGCCTTGCCCAATACCTCGACGCTCGCGGTGGCCTGGCCCGGCGTCACGCCCAGCGCATGCAGCAGCGGCTCAACCTCAAGTACGGGGTGGATATCGACATCGGCGCACAGATCGCGCCCGGCCTGCGCATCGCGCACCTGCCGGGGGTGGTGATCACCCGGCACGTGAGCATCGGGCGCAATTTTTTTGTTCGGCAGAACTGCTCGATCGGCATCAAGACCCTCGGCTTGGCGGAATACGCGCTGCGCATTGGTGACAACGTGAGCATGGGCGCCAACAGTTGCATCGTTGCCGACCGTATCGACATCGGCGACGACGTGGTGATTGGCGCGATGTCGCTGGTTACGCGGGACATCCCGGCTGGCATGACGTTCTACAACCCGCGGCAGGTCGAGATGCGGCCGAGAGAGACGTAA
- a CDS encoding very short patch repair endonuclease, translated as MCADIVSPAQRSSIMRRIRGKDTKPEIIVRSTCHAMGLRFRLHRRDLPGSPDLVFPKFHLCLFVHGCFWHRHPNCRYAYTPKSRSEFWLSKLSRNAERDLEVQKALRSLGWSTEVVWECETKDLERLHRRLESIFS; from the coding sequence ATGTGCGCGGACATCGTCTCACCAGCTCAACGCTCCAGCATCATGAGGCGAATCCGTGGCAAAGATACGAAGCCGGAGATCATCGTGCGTTCGACTTGCCATGCGATGGGTTTACGTTTCAGATTACATCGCAGAGATCTCCCCGGTTCGCCTGACTTGGTATTTCCGAAGTTCCATCTGTGCCTTTTTGTACATGGCTGCTTTTGGCATCGTCACCCCAATTGCAGATATGCCTACACACCAAAATCTAGATCTGAATTTTGGCTGTCAAAGCTCTCCAGAAATGCGGAGCGGGATCTAGAGGTTCAAAAAGCCTTGCGGTCTCTAGGTTGGAGCACAGAGGTGGTCTGGGAATGCGAGACCAAAGACCTGGAGCGGCTACACAGAAGACTCGAATCAATCTTTTCCTGA
- a CDS encoding DUF4160 domain-containing protein: MPTIHRLSNCVICLYANDHLPPHFHLRFSDGRQALIAINDLTPVAGFGGSRVSQREMSEALEWASRNRARLLAIWEELNP; this comes from the coding sequence ATGCCCACGATCCATCGATTGTCCAATTGCGTAATCTGCCTGTATGCAAATGATCATCTGCCCCCGCATTTCCATCTGCGATTCAGTGATGGTCGTCAGGCACTGATCGCGATCAATGACCTGACTCCGGTGGCCGGCTTCGGTGGTTCGCGGGTTTCCCAGCGCGAGATGAGCGAAGCGCTTGAATGGGCTTCGCGGAACAGGGCTCGACTGCTAGCAATTTGGGAGGAGCTGAATCCATGA
- a CDS encoding restriction endonuclease has product MSSNQVFSLSELEGADLLIDACYAGSRKGNAGDEPLTHLLKVSNEGGFRIRGKRDDPLLITLVSSLQDPDWPDELDLSTGTFTYYGDNKEPGRKLDQTKRYGNNLLELIFESLHSGQRERIPPILVFTKAGNYRDKIFRGLVVPGTIGSTHNDDLISVWHTSEGQRFQNYRATFTILDISKIPRAWLSDIINHSIRGIDSKHAPKEWIDWIKSGRFKPLISKRTQPIRSKAEQLPSSASEFRMLQTLHSYFQADPYAFEVCAAHLVRQCLPDTVELDLTRRYRDGGRDGIGKLRIGRPESSVLVDYAIEAKCYQPEISVGVSKVSRLISRLRHRQFGVLITTSWVNSQAYKEIVEDGHPVMILSGRDIVELLKEAGLQSATELTKWLKTSFPIEQA; this is encoded by the coding sequence TGAAGGTCAGCAATGAAGGCGGTTTCCGCATCAGAGGGAAGCGAGACGATCCGTTGCTCATCACATTGGTGTCCAGTCTGCAGGATCCTGACTGGCCTGATGAGTTAGATCTCTCAACGGGTACCTTCACCTATTACGGTGACAACAAGGAGCCTGGCCGCAAACTGGACCAGACCAAGCGCTACGGAAACAACCTACTCGAGCTGATCTTTGAAAGTCTGCATTCCGGCCAGCGAGAGCGTATACCTCCCATTTTGGTGTTCACCAAAGCCGGAAATTATCGAGACAAAATCTTCCGCGGCTTGGTCGTTCCAGGAACCATCGGGAGCACCCATAACGATGACCTGATCAGCGTCTGGCACACCAGTGAGGGGCAGCGCTTTCAGAACTATCGAGCGACCTTCACTATCCTGGACATCTCCAAAATTCCCCGTGCATGGCTCAGCGACATTATCAATCATTCAATCCGTGGGATCGACAGCAAACACGCCCCGAAGGAGTGGATAGACTGGATCAAGAGTGGACGTTTCAAGCCACTGATTAGTAAGCGCACCCAGCCAATACGGTCGAAAGCAGAGCAGTTACCCTCCTCAGCTTCAGAATTTCGGATGCTACAGACTCTGCATAGCTACTTCCAAGCAGACCCATATGCCTTCGAGGTCTGCGCAGCTCACTTGGTCAGGCAATGCCTGCCAGATACGGTCGAGCTCGATCTGACCAGACGCTATCGGGACGGAGGACGCGATGGTATTGGCAAATTACGCATTGGACGGCCAGAGTCATCGGTTCTGGTTGACTATGCGATTGAAGCAAAGTGCTACCAGCCTGAAATTTCGGTAGGTGTCAGCAAGGTTTCACGATTGATATCACGGCTCCGGCATCGGCAGTTCGGGGTTCTGATCACCACCTCGTGGGTGAACTCTCAAGCCTACAAGGAGATCGTAGAAGATGGACATCCCGTAATGATTCTTTCGGGAAGGGATATTGTTGAGTTACTCAAGGAGGCTGGATTGCAGAGTGCAACCGAGCTGACCAAGTGGCTCAAGACTAGCTTCCCCATCGAGCAGGCCTAA
- a CDS encoding DUF2442 domain-containing protein: MTNKQFQLTEVAVVAPASLLLTFADGLQFTVALDEIIGKHTTLAPLADPEVFATAAIGEWKDTVIWAGDDNLELAADNLRARAVEQAGECSHELIWNWMAKHELTLDRAAQELGLSRRMLAYYRSGEKPVPKTVALAMKGWEALRLAEARANSASRRTSGKYTDSLVGAGHARKKRA, from the coding sequence ATGACCAACAAACAATTCCAGCTGACAGAGGTCGCCGTTGTGGCCCCCGCTTCATTGCTGCTGACCTTTGCGGACGGGCTGCAATTCACGGTGGCGCTGGATGAAATCATCGGGAAACACACGACGTTGGCCCCGCTTGCCGACCCCGAGGTATTCGCAACGGCTGCAATTGGTGAGTGGAAAGACACGGTCATCTGGGCCGGCGACGACAATCTTGAACTTGCTGCTGACAACTTGCGTGCAAGAGCGGTTGAACAGGCAGGGGAGTGTTCACATGAACTCATCTGGAATTGGATGGCCAAGCATGAGTTGACGTTGGATCGTGCTGCACAGGAGCTCGGGCTGAGCAGGCGGATGTTGGCTTATTACCGGAGTGGCGAAAAACCCGTGCCGAAGACTGTGGCCCTGGCTATGAAAGGATGGGAAGCACTTCGGTTGGCTGAGGCGCGAGCAAACAGCGCGTCTCGTCGCACGTCTGGCAAGTACACAGACAGTTTGGTGGGGGCGGGGCATGCACGGAAGAAGCGAGCGTAA